DNA sequence from the Tenacibaculum mesophilum genome:
TGAATTGAAAGTGGTAAGTTTGTGTTGCTTCAAAAAATGATTAATATGAACTATATTTTATTTGATGGTGATGTACGTACAGCTCTACTACCATTTACATATACACGACCAGTAGCTGATATTAGAGTAGGTATTTTAACTATTAGAGAAAAGTGGGAAAAATATTTAGGCTTAACAACAACTACCGTAACAGAGGAGTATTTAGAGGAAAAATATCCTATGGTTGAAATGGAAGAAAATGTATTATTAAATGCCTCTTTCTTGCCAACTAAACCTTTGGTTGAAATGGTTAAAAATCTACAAAACAATCAAGCTATTTTTAAAGGTGAAGATGTTATTGCTTTTTATACGACAGATACTCAGGAAGAAGTAGATTTTTCTTCTTATGAACATATAGAGTTTGAAGATGATATAATTCAAATAAAAAATACTTGGGATATTTTTTCGTTAAATGACAAAGCAATTAGAGCTGACTTTGATTTAATAACCGAAGGTAGAAAATCGGAACCAATTCCAGAAACTGTTAATTGTGTTAATAGAAACGATATTTTTGTTGAGAAAGGAGCTAAACTAACTTTTGCAACGTTAAACGCTTCAACTGGACCAATTTATATTGGTAAAAAAGCTGAAATAATGGAAGGTGTAGTTGTACGAGGTGCTTTAGCTATGTGTGAAAATTCAGTATTAAAATTGGGAGCTAAAATTTATGGAGCTACTACTTTAGGACCTTATTGTAAAGTAGGAGGAGAGGTGAACAACTCAGTATTATTTGGGTATTCAAATAAAGGACACGATGGGTTTTTAGGAAATTCAGTATTAGGCGAATGGTGTAATATTGGAGCTGATAGTAATAATTCTAACCTTAAAAATAATTATGCAGAAGTTAAGTTGTGGAATTATGAAACAGGACGTTTCGCTAAAACTGGATTACAATTCTGTGGTTTGATGATGGGAGATCATTCAAAATGTGGAATTAACACAATGTTTAATACAGGAACAGTTGTTGGTGTTTCTGCGAATATTTTTGGAAGTGGATTTCCAAGAAATTTTGTTCCTTCATTTAGTTGGGGAGGAGCATCAGGTTTTACTGAATACAAAACAAATAAAGTCTTTGAAGTTGCAGATGTGGTAATGAAAAGACGAGGTATTGAATTTGATGAAAGAGAAAAACAAATTCTAGATCACGTTTTTGAAGAAACAAAACAATACAGAAATTATTAAACCAAAAGGAAGGACTTTACAAAATGTAAAGTCTTTTTTTATTAAAAATTAACTCTAAAAACAAAGTTAGGTGTAATTCCTAGAGATATTTTGTTAACCTCTTTTAACTTATATTCAATTTCATTATCAGAATTTCTAATTGGAATAGCATTGTAAGTTCTACTTAAAATATTTTTGTTATTAAAAAGATTAAGTAAAGAGAAGCCCAATTTACCTTTCCAGTTTTTAGAAAAATTAAAAGAATACGTCATAGATGCATCCAATCTACTATAATTAGGAAGTCGAAGCCCATTTATATTGTCTGAATCTATAATAATACGAGGAATTCCTTCATCATCTGTATAAAATCTTTTAACGGCAGTATAGGGATTTCCTGTTCTAAATATCCACCCAAGAGAGAACTCATAGCTGTTTAATTTGTAAGCATGAGACCAAGAAAGATAATTAGTTATATCATGATTTGCAGGAAAAAACTTGTTTTCTAAGTCTAAAAATTTAAATTTATTTTTTGTATATGAATAATTAACCCAAGTTCTATAATTATTAAATTTTTTATTTATAAGTATATCAATACCATGTATTTTACCTTTACCATTAGAAAAGTCATTGGTTTGGTCGTTATAACCACTTGTTTGAGACGTCATACCACTAACTTTTTTATAGTAAGGTTCAATATCAATTTTCCAATTATTTTTATTAAAAAGTATTCCCGCTGAAACTTGTAAGCTTTTTTGTAGAGGAATATTATTATCATTTACTTGAGCCCATATCTGATTTTCTAAATCAAAACCTAATCTGGAAGTTTGAAACTCTATAATTTGACTCAATGTTTGGTGTTTTTGTTCAAAAGAAGCTTTAAAACTTAAGCTTGATGTAAGTTTTTTCTCCAAATATAATCTAGGTTCAAAAACAAATTTATCGATTTTTGAAAAGTAATTCAATCGTATGCCAGAATTTATATTCCAGTTATTGTTATCATATATATATTCCGTAAAAATTGAATGTGTATTGTTTGTAACTTTATCTTTTTGTATCGAAGAGTTCCTATTTCCTTCTAAGTCTATGAGATATTTTAATTCGTAAGCAGCTTTCGTAGATGTAAAATCATAACCCCAAAATAAATCTGTTTTATCGTTAAAAGAATAATTCATATTGTAGGAAAGCCCAAAATCGGTTAAAGAATTATTTTTAGTTGATAATAAAATTAAATAATCATCTATATAGTTATAGTTTCCTTTATATTTTAATTTAAAGTTAGAAAAATAACTTTTTATATTATGAGTCTTTTTTTCCGAAGATTGTTTATTCCAATTTACACTTACACCGGTATTATGGATTTCTAACTCATCATTATATTTGTCTTTATACCTAGGAATTACAAAATTGTTAAGCATTTGATTATTTGTGTATAAGAAACTAATGTTTAAAGATTCGTCTTTACTAGGGGTGTATATAAATTTTGTGGTATAATCTGAAAAATTAAATTTATTATCTCTACTAAATTTAATGTTTTTATCTATTATTTGACTTTCTTGATTATCATCAAATGTTTGAAAAACACGCATAGACAATTTATCAAAGGTGAAAGTTTTTAAAACATCAGAAAAAGACCTTCTTGCAGAAATAGAAAAAGCAGTTTTTTTTGAAAAAGGAATAGTAAGAAGTGCATCAGCATGCGTCATGTTCAATCCGAAACTTCCAGTTATTTTCTGCGGTATTTTATTTGTAGTTTTAATATCTATTACACCAGATACTCTATTACCATACCTAGCTCCTGTACCGCTTTTAGAAAGGTTAATCTCTTTGGTTGTATAAGGGTTAAATGCTGAAATCATTCCAAAGAAATGACCAGAATAATACATTTTTATACCGTCCCATAAAACCAAGTTTTGATTGGGAGTTCCGCCCCTTATATATATTCCTGCAGCTGTTTCATTAGGACTTTGAACACCAGGAATAATTTTTAAACTTTCTAGTATATCTGGTTCAGTTAAACCAGGTAAAACACCTAATTGTTTTGGAATAATAGATATAGTTCCATTTCTTTTTTTATTAATACCAGAAGTAATATAATTAGTTACAAGAACTTCTTTTAAAAGATTATATTCATTTGATTTAAATGTTGAATTTATTGTTATATAATAATATCGCTCATTAATTTTATTAAAAATTAATGATGTTTGACGTTGAATTTCATTGATAAGATAAACAAGTTCACATTTCTTTTTTTTAAAAGAAATATTTTTATCATTAATGACTTCTGTACTAAAAGAAAATTTTACTTTAAAAAGAGTTTCTGTTTCTTTTAAAACGTTTAATAAAGGAGCATCAATAAAAGAAATGTCTACCTTTTCCTGAGAAAAAATAGACATAGTTAAGCATAAAAAAAGTATACTTAATTTTATCTTCATTTATTAATACGTCAATATAACTGAACTATTTTCTGCTAATTTATAAGAAATTTTCATAGGAGCAAAAACAGTTTGTAACGCTACATCAACATTTTTATGTGTAAAAGTACCTGTAAAACGTTTAGAAGTGTCAACGTTAGAAGTATCGAACTTTAACTTAAATTGATTTTCTAAAGCTTTTATAACTTGATGTAAAGGAGTATTATTAAAAGAGCTTTCTCCTTCTATCCAAGAGGGAACAGAGCCTACAAATTCCCAATTTTCACCAGAGTTATTATAATTTCTATAAGCTTTCCCTTTAGTTAGTATAATTTCTTCTTTACTTTTTGACGTAACTTTAACTTTACCTTCGTAACATTCAATTTCAAAATAATTTTTTGATGTATTTACTGTAAACTTTGTTCCTAGTACAGTTACATTACCTTCATTAGATTTTACAGTAAAAGACTTTCCTTTTTCGACTTCAAAAAAAGCTTTTCCTGTCAAAAAAAGCTCTCTTTTATTATTCCAGTTTTGTTTATCATAGCTAATTTCAGACTTAGGTGATAAATATACTATAGAATTATCAGGTAATGTAATAGTTAATTGCTCTCCGTATTTTGTAGAAAAATCAACAGTATTATTATTAAAGTACAAGAAGCTAATTAATAATATAACAGAAGCAACCGCCCCATACATCCATTTAGGAACTAATTGCACTACTTTTTTATTAGCTTTAGATTGTTTGATGTCTGTTTTGAGTTTATTAAAAGCCTCTTCCTTATCATAAAAAGGTGTTTTTAAATTTAGAGAAGCATCATCAATAGCTTTAAATTGATGATAAACATCTGTTTTTTGAAACTCTTTTAATTCTTCCGCTGTTAGCTCATTGGCTATCCATCTTGCTAAAAAGGTTTCTTCTTTATAATTTATATTCATTTTCTAATCTATTCGTGCTATTTGTATTAAAAACAAGTAAAAGATTAATTACCCTACCTAATTAATACAAATATTACTTTTGTTATACTTTACCTATCTGTTCTTTTAAAGTAAGTAATGCTTTACTCATTCTTTTTTCTACAGCTTTTACAGAAACTCCAACAATATCTGCAATTTCAACATACTTTTTCTTATCTATTCTACTAAGCAAAAAAACTTCTCGTTGTTTTTCAGGCAAGTTGGCTATTGCTTTTTTAAGCTTAGTATGAAATTCTTCTTCTTCTAAAATAAAATGAGGAGTTTCATTAGTTTTACCAGAAGAAACATTTTTCTTTTGATGTTCCAAAACAACTTTTTTGTGAGCAACATCGTTTAAAAAATGATTGTTGGCTACTGTATATAGATAAGATTTAGCTTTTTCGAAAACAACTTTAGCACAATTATTCCATAGTTTTATATACGCTTCTTGTACGATATCTTCAGCTTGCTGGAGATCGCCGCATTTGTAATATATATAATTTCTCAATGTTTGCGAATGTTGGTTAAAAACTTCTTCAAAATTTTTTTGCTCACAAACAGATTTTAATGGGTCTTTATTCATTTAAATCAAGTTCCTAATCGGTGACAAATGTATGAAAATGTAACTAAGAGGTTAAAAAATTATCAATATAACTTATAAATTGGTAATTTCTTATGAGCTTTTTCATAATGAGGTGTTTTTTTATAAACCCAATATAATTGTGTTTGTGCATTTTTTGCAAAATCTTCTTCTGTTTTTACTTTTTGAAGAAACTCTTGTTTTAATGAGGGATTGTTATTTAAAAACTCTTCAGCAATATCTTCAAAAACGTAAGAAGAGTATCCTTCTTTTTGTTGTAAAATAGTATCAAAGAAATTCCAGTTGAAGAAAGAATCAATAGCTTCAGCTTCCAAGGTCTCTATAATATAACGTATTCCTGTTTGGTTTGTAGGAATATAAATATCTCCATTATTAAATTTAACTTGTAGACCTCTTGTTTGGGTAACTTCAGTATTGTAGTGTAAATAATGACCTTCGTATGCCGTTTTTCGAGTTTCAAATTCTTTGATGTGCTGAACTTCTACAGTTAATAAGGTATCTTTTTCAAAACGAGTAAATTCAATTTTATTATTTTCTAATCGTTCTACAACGTCATGCCAACCTTGTTCTAATATATAGGCCTTGGGTATGGCGATTTCTTTGGTAGGAACAAAGTAGTTATAATAAGAAACTTTTTTAATGTAAGGTTTTGTTCTATCATAAAACAAACGTTTTCCATTGGTAACTTTACTGTCTATAAAAGTTCCTTCGTATCCTTTAAAATGAAGAGCTGTAGGATTGTTCTTATCAACTGTAAATAGAATAGGATATGTTTTTTTGTTTATTATTTCTTCAACAGCATTTTTTCGTAAATCTTTTATTTTGTTACTGTTTTCTTTGGAAAAATCTAAAGCAGAAAACAACAATTCATAGGTTTGTTCTACTCTAATTTTATACGGTTTCAACATATGAGTTTCAACCATTAATCCTAAGGTATTGAAGAGGGTAGTGTACCCAGTAGAATATCTAGGTGAATCGAAAAACTGTGACCAACCACTTTCTGGAGTTGTTCCCCAAACATTTACATAAGGAGTAATAATAATTCCTTTCTCAGCCAAAGAATGTTCTATTTCAGGACGCATTTTTGTTTCAATAAACTCACCTAAATTTCCTCCCAATTTATTGTGTTGTGTAAATAGATGTGTAATTGCGTACTGATAATCTGCTCCATTGCTTACATGATTATCTATAAAAACATCTGGATTTACAGTGTGAAAAATCTCAGCAAATGTAGCGGCATTTTTAGTATCTTGTTTAATAAAATCACGATTTAAGTCGTAGTTACGAGCATTTCCTCTAAAACCGTATTCTTTTGGACCATTTTGATTGGCTCTTGTGTGTGAGTTTCTGTTTAGGGAGCCACCAATATTGTATACGGGAATAACACAAATTAAAGAATTTTTGTACTTGTTTTTTAAAGAATCATTTTGAACGATGTCTCGTAATAATAGCATCGAAGCATCTATTCCGTCAGATTCCCCCGGATGAATACCGTTATTGATTAAAACTCTATTTTTTGAAGAATTTTTAAGTTCTTCAATATTGGTTTTTCCATCAGTATTAAAAACAACTAAATGTAAAGGTTTTCCAATATCTGTAGTGCCTATTTCAAACAATGAAATTTCAGGGTAAGTGTTAGCCAACTCTTCATAAAAAGAAATAACCTCTTTATAAGTAGGAGTCTCCGTTCCGTTTGATGTTTCAAACAGGGTGGTGAATTCGATGTTTTTTTTTGTAGGTTTTTGTTTACAAGCGGTAACTAATATTAGGAGTAATACAAATAGTTTTTTCAAAAGAATAGTTTTAAAAAGTTTAAATTCTAACTGCATCTGGAACCAAGCCTGTGTAGTCTCCATCGTTTCTGATAACATCTCTTACAATAGATGAAGAAATATAGCTTTTACCTGAAGAGGTTAGTAAAAACACAGTTTCAATTTCAGAAAGTTTTCTATTAGTATGTGCGATGGCTTTTTCAAACTCAAAATCGGCAGGATTACGTAAACCTCTTAAAATAAATTGAGCGTCTTGTTCTTTACAAAAGTTTACAGTAAGTCCACTATAAGTAAGTACTTTTATTTTTGGCTCATGCTTAAAAGTTTCTTCAATAAAACGTTGACGCTCCTCTAGAGAAAACATATATTTTTTATCGGCATTCACCCCAATTGCAATAATTAATTCATCAAAAAGGGTAACACCACGTTCAATAATATCTAAGTGTCCTAAAGTAATTGGATCGAAAGATCCAGGAAAAATTGCTCTTTTCATTATATCTTGTCATTTAAAGCCATTTCAATAGCGTTTCCAAATAATTCAGTTAAAGAAATACCCGCATGATTGGCTTGCTGTGGTAAAATACTTGCTTCTGTTAATCCAGGAACAGTATTCATTTCTATAAAATGTGGTTCATCGTTAACTAAAATATATTCAGAGCGAGAAAAACCACGCATATTTAAAATTTCATACACACGTTTGGCTACTTCTTTAACTCTCTTTCTTTGAGAATCAATTAAACGTGCAGGAGTGATTTCTTGAGATTGACCTTCATATTTAGCTTTATAATCGAAGAAATCATTTTCAGAAACAATTTCTGTTATTGGAAGTACTTTTGTTTCTCCTTTGTATTGAATTACTCCAACAGAAACCTCAGTTCCATCTAAAAAGCTTTCAATTAATATTTCAGTATCTTCTTCGTATGCTTTTTCTATAGCAGGAATTAATTCTTCTTTAGTATACACTTTAGATATGCCAAAACTAGAACCTGCTCCGTTTGGTTTTACAAAGCAAGGAAGTCCTACTTTTTTAATAAAAGCATCACAATCAATCTCATCACCTTTGTTTAGATATATAGAAACAGCTGTTGCTATTCCGTATTGTTTCACTACACTTAAGGTATCACGCTTATTAAAGGTTAAAGCCATTTGGTAGAATGGGGCAGAGGTGTGTTTTAAACCAATAAGATCAAAGTAAGCTAAGATAATACCGTTTTCTCCTGGTGTACCATGAATAGCGTTAAAAACACAATCAAATGTAATTTTTTGACCTTTAATTTCAATTGAAAAATCTTCTTTATTTATTGGATATTCTTCTTCGTTATCATCAACATACACCCATTTATTTTCTAAAATATGAACTTTGTACGCGTTATATTTTTCTGTATTAATATGTTTGTAAACTACATTACCACTTTTTAGAGAAATTCCTACTTCAGAGGAATAACCTCCCATAATAATAGCGATGTTTTTTTTCACTTCAAATGTATTTCAATTACTGTTTTTATCATTGTTTATCTAAAATCCAATCGTTGGATTATACAAACTTACCAAAAAAACTCGTTTAAGACTTGTTGAATTTAAAATAGTAATATTTTTACTGTAAATTTGTGCGATCTTACAAAAAAATGATATGAGTAATTTAACAGGAAAATCTGGAGGTTTATTTGAATTTATTAAAAGTAAATCTTTTTTAAAAAATATAATTATAGCAGTTGTTTCAATACTAGTTTTTGTATTTGTTCTACAATGGTGGTTAGGAGTTACAACAAACCATAATCAAAAAATACAAGTACCTGACCTACATAAAATGTCGTTAGCTGATGTTGAGCAAAAATTAAGTGAATTAAATTTAGATTTTGTGGTAATTGACAGTGCAAGTTATAATCCAGATTATCCTAAGAAGTCAATTATTGAGCAAGATCCGGAAGCAGGTGATTTTGTAAAAGAAAAGCGTAAAATATATTTAACCTTAAATCCGTCAAAGTATAGAGATATAGAGGTGCCTAATTTAAATGGACGTACCAGACGTCAGGCAACAACACACCTACGTTCAATAGGGTTTAAAGTAGGAACTAAGGTTACTTGGGTACACGATATAGGAAAAGATGTAGTTCGTGGATTAAAGTATAACGGACAAAAAATTGAACCGGGAACTAAATTACCAAAACAAACAACCATCGACTTGATTTTAGGGGATGGTAACGGATACTAATTTTTATAAATTGATTGATGCAGGAAGATAACACTCCAGAGATAGAAAATGATGATTTATTCGAGCACCATAGGTTTGTAGCAACAGATGGTCAAGTACCATTGCGAGTAGATAAGTTTTTAATGAACTTTATTGAAAATGCAACTCGAAATAAAATACAGCAAGCAGCTAAAGCAGGAAATGTTTTAGTAAATGATGTAGCAGTAAAACCAAACTACAAAGTAAAGCCTAAGGATATTGTTAGGGTGGTATTAACATATCCACCTCACGAAAACTTATTAGTAGCAGAAGATATTCCTATTGATATAGTATATGAGGATGATGAAGTAATAGTGGTGAACAAGCCAGCAGGTATGGTAGTTCATCCTGGCCATGGAAATTACTCTGGAACATTAGTGAACGGACTAATTCATCACATAGAAAACTTACCAACCAACTCTAATGAACGTCCTGGTTTAGTACATCGTATTGATAAAGATACAAGTGGATTATTGGTAGTTGCAAAAACAGAATACGCAATGGCACATTTGTCTAAGCAGTTTTTTGATCGTACTACTGAACGGTTGTATTATGCTTTAGTTTGGGGAAATATTGAAGAGGATGAAGGAACTATTGAAGGAAATATAGGACGTAGTTTTAAAAATCGCTTACAAATGGATGTCTTTCCTGATGGTGAGCATGGTAAGCATGCTGTTACTCATTATAAAGTACTTGAAAGACTTACGTATGTAACCTTGGTACAATGTAAGTTAGAAACGGGTAGAACGCATCAAATTAGAGCTCACTTTAAACACATTGGACATACACTTTTTAACGATGAACGTTATGGTGGGAATGCTATTTTAAAGGGAACTACGTTTACTAAATACAAACAATTTGTAGATAATTGCTTTAAAGTGTTGCCAAGACAAGCTTTGCATGCAAAAACTTTAGGTTTTACACATCCAACAACAGGAGAGTTTTTACAATTTAACTCTGAAGTACCAGAAGATATTACCGCTTGTTTAGAAAAATGGCGAACTTATTCAGAACATTCAAAATTGGAAGAATAAAAACTTACTTATTCAAAGGCAAAGGCTATATAAAATGAATTCATTTTATATAGCCTTTGTTTCATTTTTCTTGTAGATCCACTCAATAATAAAACATAGAGTAATAATACCAAGAGAAACAAATACACCAATAAGATTTGATTCTAATTGTTGTCTTATAAGAATAATTAGGGCAACAGCACATAAAATGCAACCGAATAAAGAAATTCCTTTATTAGAGTTTGTTTCTTTTGAAAGCTTAAAACCTACATAATTTACAATTCCGAAAATAAGGATAAAACCAACACTACCAGCGGTAGAAATACTTTCTAAATTCAAGGTGTTAACTAATATCAAAGTTACTATAGCTGTAATTAGTAATCCGATAGGTTGATTCCAAAATTTAGCTAGAAAGTGATGTGGTAATTCATCATCTTCTGCAATTTCATAGTTCACTTTACTACCTCCGTATAATGAAGCATTAATGGCAGAGAAAGTAGAAATTAATGCTGCTATAGTTATGACAGTAAAACCTACCTGTCCTAACATTGGTTTAGCGGCTTCAGCTAGTACATAA
Encoded proteins:
- a CDS encoding TonB-dependent receptor plug domain-containing protein translates to MSIFSQEKVDISFIDAPLLNVLKETETLFKVKFSFSTEVINDKNISFKKKKCELVYLINEIQRQTSLIFNKINERYYYITINSTFKSNEYNLLKEVLVTNYITSGINKKRNGTISIIPKQLGVLPGLTEPDILESLKIIPGVQSPNETAAGIYIRGGTPNQNLVLWDGIKMYYSGHFFGMISAFNPYTTKEINLSKSGTGARYGNRVSGVIDIKTTNKIPQKITGSFGLNMTHADALLTIPFSKKTAFSISARRSFSDVLKTFTFDKLSMRVFQTFDDNQESQIIDKNIKFSRDNKFNFSDYTTKFIYTPSKDESLNISFLYTNNQMLNNFVIPRYKDKYNDELEIHNTGVSVNWNKQSSEKKTHNIKSYFSNFKLKYKGNYNYIDDYLILLSTKNNSLTDFGLSYNMNYSFNDKTDLFWGYDFTSTKAAYELKYLIDLEGNRNSSIQKDKVTNNTHSIFTEYIYDNNNWNINSGIRLNYFSKIDKFVFEPRLYLEKKLTSSLSFKASFEQKHQTLSQIIEFQTSRLGFDLENQIWAQVNDNNIPLQKSLQVSAGILFNKNNWKIDIEPYYKKVSGMTSQTSGYNDQTNDFSNGKGKIHGIDILINKKFNNYRTWVNYSYTKNKFKFLDLENKFFPANHDITNYLSWSHAYKLNSYEFSLGWIFRTGNPYTAVKRFYTDDEGIPRIIIDSDNINGLRLPNYSRLDASMTYSFNFSKNWKGKLGFSLLNLFNNKNILSRTYNAIPIRNSDNEIEYKLKEVNKISLGITPNFVFRVNF
- a CDS encoding M14 family metallopeptidase — its product is MQLEFKLFKTILLKKLFVLLLILVTACKQKPTKKNIEFTTLFETSNGTETPTYKEVISFYEELANTYPEISLFEIGTTDIGKPLHLVVFNTDGKTNIEELKNSSKNRVLINNGIHPGESDGIDASMLLLRDIVQNDSLKNKYKNSLICVIPVYNIGGSLNRNSHTRANQNGPKEYGFRGNARNYDLNRDFIKQDTKNAATFAEIFHTVNPDVFIDNHVSNGADYQYAITHLFTQHNKLGGNLGEFIETKMRPEIEHSLAEKGIIITPYVNVWGTTPESGWSQFFDSPRYSTGYTTLFNTLGLMVETHMLKPYKIRVEQTYELLFSALDFSKENSNKIKDLRKNAVEEIINKKTYPILFTVDKNNPTALHFKGYEGTFIDSKVTNGKRLFYDRTKPYIKKVSYYNYFVPTKEIAIPKAYILEQGWHDVVERLENNKIEFTRFEKDTLLTVEVQHIKEFETRKTAYEGHYLHYNTEVTQTRGLQVKFNNGDIYIPTNQTGIRYIIETLEAEAIDSFFNWNFFDTILQQKEGYSSYVFEDIAEEFLNNNPSLKQEFLQKVKTEEDFAKNAQTQLYWVYKKTPHYEKAHKKLPIYKLY
- a CDS encoding RNA polymerase sigma factor; amino-acid sequence: MNKDPLKSVCEQKNFEEVFNQHSQTLRNYIYYKCGDLQQAEDIVQEAYIKLWNNCAKVVFEKAKSYLYTVANNHFLNDVAHKKVVLEHQKKNVSSGKTNETPHFILEEEEFHTKLKKAIANLPEKQREVFLLSRIDKKKYVEIADIVGVSVKAVEKRMSKALLTLKEQIGKV
- a CDS encoding RluA family pseudouridine synthase; the protein is MQEDNTPEIENDDLFEHHRFVATDGQVPLRVDKFLMNFIENATRNKIQQAAKAGNVLVNDVAVKPNYKVKPKDIVRVVLTYPPHENLLVAEDIPIDIVYEDDEVIVVNKPAGMVVHPGHGNYSGTLVNGLIHHIENLPTNSNERPGLVHRIDKDTSGLLVVAKTEYAMAHLSKQFFDRTTERLYYALVWGNIEEDEGTIEGNIGRSFKNRLQMDVFPDGEHGKHAVTHYKVLERLTYVTLVQCKLETGRTHQIRAHFKHIGHTLFNDERYGGNAILKGTTFTKYKQFVDNCFKVLPRQALHAKTLGFTHPTTGEFLQFNSEVPEDITACLEKWRTYSEHSKLEE
- a CDS encoding PASTA domain-containing protein, whose protein sequence is MSNLTGKSGGLFEFIKSKSFLKNIIIAVVSILVFVFVLQWWLGVTTNHNQKIQVPDLHKMSLADVEQKLSELNLDFVVIDSASYNPDYPKKSIIEQDPEAGDFVKEKRKIYLTLNPSKYRDIEVPNLNGRTRRQATTHLRSIGFKVGTKVTWVHDIGKDVVRGLKYNGQKIEPGTKLPKQTTIDLILGDGNGY
- a CDS encoding FecR family protein, translating into MNINYKEETFLARWIANELTAEELKEFQKTDVYHQFKAIDDASLNLKTPFYDKEEAFNKLKTDIKQSKANKKVVQLVPKWMYGAVASVILLISFLYFNNNTVDFSTKYGEQLTITLPDNSIVYLSPKSEISYDKQNWNNKRELFLTGKAFFEVEKGKSFTVKSNEGNVTVLGTKFTVNTSKNYFEIECYEGKVKVTSKSKEEIILTKGKAYRNYNNSGENWEFVGSVPSWIEGESSFNNTPLHQVIKALENQFKLKFDTSNVDTSKRFTGTFTHKNVDVALQTVFAPMKISYKLAENSSVILTY
- the coaD gene encoding pantetheine-phosphate adenylyltransferase, giving the protein MKRAIFPGSFDPITLGHLDIIERGVTLFDELIIAIGVNADKKYMFSLEERQRFIEETFKHEPKIKVLTYSGLTVNFCKEQDAQFILRGLRNPADFEFEKAIAHTNRKLSEIETVFLLTSSGKSYISSSIVRDVIRNDGDYTGLVPDAVRI
- a CDS encoding GlmU family protein; its protein translation is MNYILFDGDVRTALLPFTYTRPVADIRVGILTIREKWEKYLGLTTTTVTEEYLEEKYPMVEMEENVLLNASFLPTKPLVEMVKNLQNNQAIFKGEDVIAFYTTDTQEEVDFSSYEHIEFEDDIIQIKNTWDIFSLNDKAIRADFDLITEGRKSEPIPETVNCVNRNDIFVEKGAKLTFATLNASTGPIYIGKKAEIMEGVVVRGALAMCENSVLKLGAKIYGATTLGPYCKVGGEVNNSVLFGYSNKGHDGFLGNSVLGEWCNIGADSNNSNLKNNYAEVKLWNYETGRFAKTGLQFCGLMMGDHSKCGINTMFNTGTVVGVSANIFGSGFPRNFVPSFSWGGASGFTEYKTNKVFEVADVVMKRRGIEFDEREKQILDHVFEETKQYRNY
- a CDS encoding D-alanine--D-alanine ligase, translated to MKKNIAIIMGGYSSEVGISLKSGNVVYKHINTEKYNAYKVHILENKWVYVDDNEEEYPINKEDFSIEIKGQKITFDCVFNAIHGTPGENGIILAYFDLIGLKHTSAPFYQMALTFNKRDTLSVVKQYGIATAVSIYLNKGDEIDCDAFIKKVGLPCFVKPNGAGSSFGISKVYTKEELIPAIEKAYEEDTEILIESFLDGTEVSVGVIQYKGETKVLPITEIVSENDFFDYKAKYEGQSQEITPARLIDSQRKRVKEVAKRVYEILNMRGFSRSEYILVNDEPHFIEMNTVPGLTEASILPQQANHAGISLTELFGNAIEMALNDKI